The following proteins are co-located in the Sandaracinaceae bacterium genome:
- a CDS encoding YdcH family protein, which produces MSKSSLSSEKLEFQVERLTNKHQKIDARVCELDGRLSLTADEETELQQLKKEKLALKDELATLSSR; this is translated from the coding sequence ATGTCCAAGTCCTCTCTCTCGTCCGAAAAGCTCGAATTCCAAGTCGAGCGCCTCACGAACAAGCACCAGAAGATCGACGCGCGCGTGTGCGAGCTGGACGGTCGCCTGTCGCTCACCGCGGACGAAGAGACGGAACTGCAGCAGCTCAAGAAGGAGAAGCTGGCTCTCAAGGACGAGCTGGCCACGCTGTCGAGCCGCTGA
- a CDS encoding anthranilate synthase component I family protein codes for MWVERYGVQHELPALAERLHARGGLAWLDGEGRSADSWSFLGCTPVETLRATYADGDPLAPLATTVPRRDTSGEHAPHFRGPAADAPLPPLGRVPRYIGYVAYDAAFALERRLRPRHLRDPATPTLHFARYDALLAVAHAGAREETNAPEAFILADDEDAAARLRAALDARVEPAAPPLPSMAWAPDPNLHAAAVRAALEHIAAGDFYQVNLARRWTAKLGGSAFPLFLAMRRASPVPLGAYLDAGDHAVLARTMETFLRWERTERRLSTRPIKGTVPRAEGQDEAAARALRTDEKEHAEHAMIVDLMRNDLARVAATGSVRVEAPFSVEPYARLSHLVTTVTATTREDVGLVDILRATFPPGSVTGAPKLAAMQAIEALEPEPRGVYCGAVGHVDQLGGLTLAVAIRTALVRHDTMHYFAGGGLVAASDPEREVAETELKARVFLDAIDALRR; via the coding sequence ATGTGGGTCGAGCGCTACGGCGTCCAGCATGAACTCCCAGCGCTCGCCGAGCGCCTCCACGCGCGCGGCGGACTCGCGTGGCTGGACGGCGAGGGACGCAGCGCAGACAGCTGGTCGTTCCTGGGCTGCACCCCCGTCGAGACACTGCGCGCGACCTACGCAGACGGCGACCCGCTTGCGCCGCTGGCGACGACGGTGCCGCGGCGGGACACGTCAGGCGAGCACGCACCGCACTTTCGAGGCCCTGCAGCGGACGCGCCGCTCCCGCCCCTCGGCCGGGTGCCACGCTACATCGGCTACGTGGCGTACGACGCGGCGTTCGCGCTCGAGCGCCGCCTGCGACCGCGGCACCTGCGCGACCCTGCCACGCCAACGCTCCACTTCGCACGCTACGACGCGCTCTTGGCCGTCGCCCACGCTGGCGCCCGAGAGGAGACGAACGCACCGGAGGCGTTCATCCTTGCCGATGACGAGGACGCCGCGGCCCGGCTGCGGGCGGCCCTGGACGCACGCGTGGAGCCTGCGGCGCCCCCTCTCCCGAGCATGGCGTGGGCCCCCGATCCGAACCTGCATGCGGCGGCGGTGCGCGCAGCGCTCGAGCACATTGCGGCCGGTGACTTCTATCAAGTGAACCTCGCGCGCCGCTGGACGGCCAAGCTCGGCGGGAGCGCGTTCCCGCTCTTCCTCGCGATGCGTCGCGCCAGCCCCGTGCCGCTCGGGGCCTATCTCGACGCGGGCGATCACGCGGTCTTGGCGCGCACCATGGAGACCTTCCTGCGCTGGGAGCGAACCGAGCGGCGCCTCAGCACGCGCCCCATCAAGGGCACCGTGCCGCGCGCCGAGGGCCAGGACGAGGCGGCTGCGCGCGCGTTGCGGACGGACGAGAAGGAGCACGCCGAGCACGCGATGATCGTGGACCTGATGCGCAACGACCTGGCGCGTGTGGCCGCGACGGGCAGCGTGCGGGTCGAGGCGCCGTTTTCGGTGGAGCCCTATGCGCGGCTGTCGCACCTGGTCACCACGGTGACGGCCACCACGCGCGAGGACGTCGGGCTGGTGGACATCCTGCGCGCCACGTTCCCTCCAGGGAGCGTCACCGGCGCGCCCAAGCTCGCGGCGATGCAGGCCATCGAGGCGCTCGAGCCGGAGCCTCGCGGGGTCTACTGTGGCGCAGTCGGCCACGTCGATCAGCTGGGGGGGCTGACGCTCGCAGTGGCCATTCGTACGGCGCTGGTACGCCATGACACGATGCACTACTTCGCCGGAGGCGGGTTGGTGGCGGCGAGCGACCCCGAGCGAGAGGTGGCCGAGACCGAGCTCAAGGCACGCGTGTTCCTCGACGCCATCGACGCGCTCCGGCGCTGA
- a CDS encoding NAD(P)-dependent oxidoreductase codes for MHRPLRVLVTGADGCVGSAIAHHLRAAGHDVRAQVFGRAADDALGEVRADLTRDVPNDAFGWEPNEPVDSVIHTAGVVDPRVPNALMFAVNAGGTEKMLRWAAARRCRHFVQISSVSVYGARALGQDRHEDTHRIRFAALAYARSKALAERHVERAEVPYTLLRLPMVIGRGDVFTSPVVLGGLRAGTLFMSGAGDVRTSMIGVNNLGALTAALLEAGPANAPLNFADHHVTWRELLAEYARAADLPFSVRRPPLPMDILRGRASEYFLLYGMSRFGGHFPTGRLMAHLGRRSSEVHRGDWRDAVRDAVAS; via the coding sequence ATGCATCGTCCCCTCCGAGTCCTCGTCACAGGCGCCGATGGCTGCGTCGGCAGCGCCATCGCGCATCACCTGCGTGCGGCTGGTCACGACGTGCGCGCACAGGTCTTCGGCCGCGCCGCGGACGACGCGCTCGGCGAGGTGCGGGCGGACCTCACCCGCGACGTGCCGAACGATGCGTTCGGCTGGGAGCCCAACGAACCAGTCGATTCCGTCATCCACACGGCAGGCGTGGTCGACCCACGGGTACCGAACGCGCTGATGTTCGCGGTCAACGCGGGCGGCACGGAGAAGATGCTGCGCTGGGCCGCGGCGCGCCGCTGCCGCCACTTCGTGCAGATCAGCTCCGTCAGCGTGTACGGCGCGCGCGCGCTGGGCCAGGACCGCCACGAGGACACCCATCGCATCCGCTTCGCAGCCCTGGCGTACGCGCGCTCGAAGGCGCTCGCGGAGCGGCACGTCGAGCGCGCGGAGGTCCCGTACACGCTGCTGCGGCTCCCAATGGTCATCGGCCGCGGGGACGTGTTCACCTCTCCCGTGGTCCTCGGCGGGCTGCGCGCCGGCACCCTCTTCATGTCCGGCGCGGGTGACGTGCGCACCAGCATGATCGGGGTCAACAACCTGGGCGCGCTCACCGCGGCGCTGCTCGAAGCTGGCCCCGCGAACGCGCCGCTCAACTTCGCGGACCATCACGTGACCTGGCGCGAGTTGCTCGCCGAGTACGCCCGCGCCGCGGACCTGCCGTTCAGCGTGCGCCGCCCTCCGTTGCCGATGGACATCCTGCGCGGGCGGGCGTCCGAGTACTTCCTGCTCTACGGCATGAGCCGCTTCGGGGGGCACTTCCCGACGGGCCGGCTGATGGCGCACCTCGGACGCCGCTCGAGCGAGGTGCACCGTGGGGACTGGCGGGACGCGGTCAGGGACGCCGTCGCGTCTTAG
- a CDS encoding Hint domain-containing protein, with the protein MSVFRFPSPTYATLLAALGLSAPGCIYSCFAAGTRVRVPGGTRRIESLRVGDEVLAFDPVRGVVAERVVRTFHHRDRPLLRVVSDRGTTHTTAEHPYFTERAGFVPALALSAGTRLRGLDVGPAVGDEARVLAITPLTLRADVWNLSVSGTQTYFADEVLVHNKSYCERCSDSPAVCEGQDRDGDGVPWERDCDDSTTSIGACAPGQARAEVCAREYRDSSGDAGLRDLGGSPEDGGDGDQGDGGTVPSGDGGADGG; encoded by the coding sequence ATGAGTGTCTTTCGCTTCCCTTCCCCCACGTACGCCACGCTGCTCGCCGCCCTGGGGCTCAGCGCCCCGGGTTGCATATACAGCTGCTTCGCTGCGGGAACCCGGGTCCGGGTCCCCGGCGGGACGCGACGAATCGAGTCGCTCCGCGTCGGTGACGAGGTGCTGGCCTTCGACCCGGTGCGCGGGGTCGTGGCCGAGCGCGTCGTCCGCACGTTTCACCACCGAGACCGGCCGCTGCTGCGCGTGGTCTCGGACCGAGGCACGACTCACACCACCGCCGAGCACCCGTACTTCACGGAGCGCGCAGGCTTCGTGCCGGCCCTCGCGCTGTCAGCGGGAACACGGCTACGTGGACTCGATGTCGGCCCCGCGGTAGGTGATGAGGCGCGGGTGCTCGCCATCACCCCTCTGACGCTTCGAGCCGACGTGTGGAACCTCTCGGTCAGCGGCACGCAGACATACTTCGCCGACGAGGTGTTGGTCCACAACAAGAGCTATTGTGAGCGTTGCAGCGACTCCCCTGCCGTGTGCGAGGGACAGGACCGCGATGGGGATGGGGTCCCGTGGGAGCGGGACTGCGATGACTCGACGACGAGCATCGGTGCGTGCGCGCCGGGACAGGCGCGGGCCGAGGTGTGCGCGCGGGAGTACCGCGATAGCTCGGGAGACGCTGGTCTTCGCGACCTCGGCGGCAGCCCGGAAGACGGCGGCGACGGCGATCAAGGCGATGGCGGTACGGTGCCATCGGGCGACGGAGGTGCTGACGGCGGGTGA
- a CDS encoding alpha/beta hydrolase family protein — protein sequence MVGALAAQVDRVFNDVVLQARRPPERAPDEGIEQLRAFVARWNEPRWFDDVDGFFGAPFVPRVTQRRVRVGRAALLGRTVEDLQFQSPHQPHFGEVGARLASFAKNRAVPARRILAGARPARSVAVLVHGYLGGAFAAEEWVWPLDAFARRGVDVVLAVLPFHGARNDRRVGKPPRWPGPELAFSLEGHRQVVADLRALVAWLYDTQGYAHVGMMGMSLGGFATALLATTEPRLAFAVPYIPLASVADWTRDAGQLPGSAAQQAELHHLIEEAHALTSPLSRPLRAPRAGCFVAVAERDAITPMRHGERIAQHFRVPLEVFPGGHLLQAGRGRAFERLFELVEGLP from the coding sequence GTGGTGGGCGCGCTCGCGGCGCAGGTCGACCGTGTGTTCAACGACGTGGTGCTGCAGGCACGGCGTCCGCCCGAGCGCGCCCCGGACGAGGGCATCGAGCAGCTGCGCGCCTTCGTGGCGCGCTGGAACGAGCCGCGCTGGTTCGACGACGTGGACGGCTTCTTTGGCGCGCCCTTCGTGCCGCGCGTCACGCAGCGGCGCGTGCGCGTGGGCCGTGCCGCGCTGCTCGGTCGTACGGTGGAAGACCTGCAGTTTCAGAGCCCGCACCAGCCACACTTCGGTGAGGTAGGTGCGCGGCTCGCGTCGTTCGCCAAGAACCGTGCGGTCCCCGCGCGCCGCATCCTCGCCGGGGCACGCCCAGCGCGCTCGGTCGCGGTGCTGGTGCACGGCTACCTGGGAGGCGCCTTCGCGGCGGAGGAGTGGGTCTGGCCCCTCGACGCGTTCGCGCGACGCGGCGTGGACGTGGTGCTGGCCGTGCTGCCCTTCCACGGCGCGCGCAACGACCGCCGGGTAGGCAAGCCCCCGCGCTGGCCCGGGCCCGAGCTGGCGTTCTCGCTGGAGGGTCACCGGCAGGTGGTCGCCGACCTGCGCGCGCTCGTCGCGTGGCTCTACGACACGCAGGGCTACGCGCACGTGGGCATGATGGGGATGAGCCTGGGGGGCTTCGCCACGGCGCTGCTGGCCACCACGGAGCCGCGGCTGGCGTTCGCGGTGCCGTACATCCCGCTGGCCTCCGTGGCCGACTGGACGCGTGACGCCGGGCAGCTCCCCGGGAGCGCGGCGCAGCAGGCCGAGCTCCACCACCTGATCGAAGAGGCCCACGCGCTGACCAGCCCGCTCAGCCGGCCACTACGCGCGCCGCGCGCCGGGTGCTTCGTGGCGGTGGCGGAGCGCGACGCGATCACGCCCATGCGGCACGGTGAGCGCATCGCGCAGCACTTCCGCGTGCCGCTCGAGGTGTTCCCCGGGGGGCACCTGCTGCAGGCGGGTCGCGGCCGGGCGTTCGAGCGGCTGTTCGAGTTGGTCGAGGGGCTGCCGTGA
- a CDS encoding DUF2330 domain-containing protein gives MTPTRARAFCGFYVAGADSSLYSDASMVVLMREGQRTVLSMQNAYSGPPSDFAMVVPVPEVLHEEDVRTLPREIFQKVDRLSAPRLVEYWEEDPCRPQYDYALTEAMPTSAAVADGEAGGGGYQVRVEARFSVAEYDVVVLSAGDSNGLERWLHDEGYNIPAGAARVLRPYVEGGTKFFVAKVDVQRVQFDANGRAVLSPLRFHFDDPHFQLPVRLGLLNSQGEQDLIVHTLGLGTRYEVANYPNATIPTNIVVDQQVREHFGPFYERLIEETLQQHPGAVLTEYAWSASSCDPCPGPTLDGSDIMTLGGDVIPSGAGGDWVLTRLHFRYDEQILGEDLVFRPAQGIRGGNGIPDADGRLEESGAIPSGNWNSFQGRYVQLHRWEGPMDCQNPERGQWGYNSPPVSAPGRLQDPTVSASGLPEGISTGGVGSEGPRGSRGCGRCVVDPQERGVLPTALGALLLGLALMRRRRH, from the coding sequence ATGACACCCACGCGCGCACGCGCATTCTGCGGCTTCTACGTCGCCGGCGCCGACAGCAGCCTGTACAGCGACGCCAGCATGGTGGTGCTCATGCGCGAAGGTCAGCGCACCGTCCTGTCCATGCAGAACGCCTACTCAGGCCCCCCGTCCGACTTCGCCATGGTCGTCCCCGTGCCCGAGGTGCTGCACGAGGAGGACGTGCGGACGCTCCCGCGCGAGATCTTCCAGAAGGTGGACCGCCTGAGCGCGCCGCGCTTGGTCGAGTATTGGGAGGAGGACCCGTGCCGCCCGCAGTACGACTACGCGCTCACCGAAGCCATGCCGACCTCGGCGGCCGTCGCGGACGGGGAGGCCGGTGGGGGCGGCTACCAGGTGCGCGTCGAGGCCCGCTTCAGCGTGGCCGAGTACGACGTCGTGGTGCTCAGCGCGGGCGACAGCAACGGCCTCGAGCGCTGGCTGCACGACGAGGGCTACAACATCCCCGCGGGCGCCGCGCGGGTGCTGAGGCCGTACGTGGAGGGGGGCACCAAGTTTTTCGTCGCCAAGGTGGACGTGCAGCGCGTGCAGTTCGACGCCAACGGGCGCGCGGTGCTCTCGCCGCTGCGCTTCCACTTCGACGACCCGCACTTCCAGTTGCCCGTGCGCCTCGGCCTGCTCAACAGCCAGGGCGAGCAAGACCTGATCGTGCACACCCTCGGCCTCGGCACCCGCTACGAGGTGGCCAACTATCCGAACGCCACCATCCCGACCAACATCGTCGTGGACCAGCAGGTGCGTGAACACTTCGGGCCCTTCTACGAGCGGCTGATCGAGGAGACCCTGCAACAGCACCCGGGCGCCGTGCTGACGGAGTACGCGTGGAGCGCGTCGTCGTGCGACCCGTGCCCCGGTCCGACGCTCGATGGGAGCGACATCATGACGCTGGGGGGCGACGTCATCCCCAGCGGCGCGGGCGGCGACTGGGTGCTGACGCGCCTGCACTTCCGCTACGACGAGCAGATCCTGGGCGAGGACCTGGTGTTCCGCCCCGCCCAGGGCATCCGCGGCGGCAACGGCATTCCGGACGCCGACGGGCGGCTCGAGGAGAGCGGCGCCATCCCGAGCGGCAACTGGAACAGCTTCCAAGGACGCTACGTACAGCTGCACCGCTGGGAGGGCCCCATGGACTGCCAGAACCCTGAGCGCGGCCAGTGGGGCTACAACAGCCCACCCGTGTCCGCACCGGGGCGCCTGCAGGACCCGACGGTGAGCGCGAGCGGGCTACCCGAGGGCATCTCCACCGGGGGCGTCGGCAGCGAGGGCCCACGCGGCTCACGCGGCTGTGGGCGCTGCGTGGTGGACCCGCAGGAGCGCGGCGTGCTCCCGACCGCGCTCGGGGCGCTGTTGCTCGGACTCGCGCTCATGCGTCGCCGTCGGCACTGA